CTGGTTTTGATCTTTTCAACACACTTCCTTTGAAATTCCTCATCAATAAGAAGAAAATTACTCATTTAAGGTTCCCACACATTCTCATGGGAATCTGTGCCAAACGTGGGTGTGTTCATCAAACAGTTCCCACCGTTCACAGACAAATACAGAACCTGTGCGAAATCAATGTGGCTTTGATGCTTATAATGATGAAACTATTAACTTTATTGCAAAACCTTGACAAATGTGTGAATCCTTCTACGAAGGAGTGGGACTGGATGGGACACAACCTGCGGACCAAGGGCAGGTAATGGCACGGAAGCTTTCAGTCCGCTACTGTTTTGCAACCAACCTGTGTGTTTCTACTTATGAGTGCATGAAGAAATGTGGACACAAATCACATCCGAGCTAAAATCGATTCGATAACCCCATGGTCTCATTTGCTTGGCAGTCACATTTCAAGTGTCTAACGTTGAAATTTGAACTTGATATCCATTTCAACCTCCAGCGGCAGTGACCTGGAGCTCTCTAGCTCTGTGTAACGGCCTTGTTACGCAGAGACAACTCCTGCCTCGGGCTAATGAGCATGGAGCGGGCTGTCCTCTGAACGGGCTGCAGATGCCACCTTCAAAGGAGACACGCAGCGCCCCAGATTCTGAGGCCGCAGGGAGCTGTCTAATGGGACTACGTTTTAAAATTTATCTTGGTACCATAAAATATCTGGCAATAAATTACACGTGGAAGGAGTTAGATGGACCCAGAAGGCCCGAGTGCCAGGAAGAGACTACACAAACGAGTGTTTGAACTATCCGATCCATTACAGCATCGTATACACGCACTATCATCGGGCCTGCCGCCGACCCAGACTTGCCCCACATGAAGGATATTGGTGGCGACTATATTCTTGTCGCTTGTTCCCTCAGGAGGCAGCAAACAAAGGTTGCATGTTCCTAACGAGGAAGTGAGGACAGAACAAAGGCTTCACAGCATGGACGTGATGTCAAGCATTTATAATCTATGATGCTGTAGGCTCTGTGATCCTCCACGTCTTTAAAGGGGTTTGGGTTTGTGGCTGAAACTGCAAGCGGACCACAAGAGAGAGGCTGCCCTCCTAGGTATCAGCAAACAACGGAACCACaagcttttaaataaataaccagCTAAAGAGGAAAATATGGGGTCATTAAGAGGTTGATCATTGGAATACCCCAGTGGTATAATAAGGACTAATCCACTCTCCCTATGTATTGAATGCTTCCCTCCCCTTCTTCCATCGCCCTGTCATTATCTCCCTCGATTTCTCACTATCCATTCGCCGCTGCCTCCACTCGTCTTTATTCCCTCCACATGCAGTGATTCAAGCAGGCCCCACTGAAGATTTAAAGGTTCAAGGTCTGTTTGGACACCTCTGGTTCGCTCAGCGGGATGTGGTGGAGACTTTATTGGCCCGATTTACTTTGAAGTCCTCAAAACGGCGGCGAGGAAGCTCCACTTTGTGATCAAAGGGGGAAGAGACGAGAAGATGAAACTTTTATGTTTTGAATGAGGGCAGCGGTTATAGCACTGTCGCCTCACGGCAAGAAGGCTCCTGGTTCGAATCTCTTCTACCGCACCTTCTAGGTGGAGTTTGCATGCTCTCCCCGCGTCTACGTGGTTTTTCCATGGGTACTCCGGCTTCATCCAACAGTCCAGagacatgcagactggggtTAGGTCAGAGGTCTGCACAATTCCATTATTGCACAAAGCTCTGTGCTGGACCCGACCTGTTCCCCTGAATAGTCTCCATGTGAGATCCAGACAGACCTGGACCTGTTAACATGCGTCCCTCAACACAACCCATCATACACAGGCTACACAGCCAGTCATTCACATCAAATAGGTTATGTTCTCCTTGTCCTGACCTTCTGGTGGTTGAGTTGTGTTCTTGGAAAAGTGTCCTCAGCAcctgtgctcctgcagctgtcCCTGCGTTTCCTTATCTTCGACGTGACCAGGTTGTGTCTCTCAACAGCTAATTCACTTCTGCTCAAATAATGACAATTATTTGAGCAGAAGTGaaggggtcaaaggtgaagTCGAAGgcattcacaataaaacaaatccttGCAGCTGATCCAAGATGATTATGTTGTTAAAATTACAACAATTCTCAGTTCTGTTGCCCACATGCAATCGATTGATTTTGATCTATGCCTATACTGATGGATTTatagaaatagattttttttactcGTTTGTGGGAAACCAGCTCAGTGAGGACTCTAGGTTAGGTTAATTGGGAACTCTAAATTGACTTTAGCTGTgattgtgagtgtgaatggttgtttgtctccatATGTTGGATGTGAGCTGGTGCTAATAAGAGTGTAGACGACAGTAAAGTGTAGAGCTGCATTACGAACATTACAAATCGTCCGCTTTTCTGCTGAGGGACATTTAGCAAATGCAATGAAATGACCAGCAGCTCATCTGAGAATAATTTCGACAATCCCTGAGGGAAAAATAGTGATACAAAATTATCcgtaaattaaactgaatttgctCAATTTAATTCCCACAATCATTGAggcaaacaaatatataacaatttcgaaattaaactgaattatctCAGCAGTGCTCCAGTCAGTGAGGTTGACTTGACTTTATCTGCATCAATGCACCTCTTTGTTGAAAAGGGAAAGACTCTGGTTCCTAATGAAACAGCTGACATTAGCCATGATCATTCATGTAAACTAATGGTGCATTAAATGTTCTGAATTAGGTGTTTTGGTTGAGATTTCATGCGACCTCATACTTGGCTGCTATCTAATCCCTATGAAACCAAAGGTTGGAGGGTTCATGGAGAAAGACTCTCTGGTGAATGGGCCTCATATATGGAAGATAGTAAAATGTTGCATATAGTAGAAGAAACACTGAGGTCATGAGTCAAGAAATGGTTTGAAGAAATGCCTAAAAGTCAAAAGTCACTTTTCTCTACTTGTCATACTTATAATTAAATGTTTAACTTTCTGTTTGTAGATTTGATTGTCTAAACACATCTCCACACGGCGAGGACTGAATTCCTTGTGGGGGATATTGACTTGTTAAATTTTTGCCAATTAAAATATCCTGATATAAAACATATTAATTCAAACATTATACTGGAATCAAGTAACTTACAAACTATGGGAGTAGAATAGCATTCAGAAGATTATTAACCTCCTTGACGGATGTAATAATCACAATTTGAACATCAGCAAAAATAAAGACAGTAACAGTACAAACCCAGTAAATATATTTGTCTTTGTATAGatcatatttttaatttattggcCATGTGTTGTTCTGCAAAGCCTCATTTCAAAACCTAGGGGGTCTGTTAGTTCTTTCTTTGTAATTACAAAATGATAATGGTAATCAGTGCTTGGCAAGATTCTGTATtgcatttcagttttattgCTTGTATTGTCTTAACCTTCACGAGGAACAATGCAGGCTACAGTAACATTGAGTTTAATACTTTGCTAGTTCCCATAAGGCGCAACCAGCTCGATTCACAGTCAGTGAAGTGTTGTTAGCTCAGTCTGGCAGCCGGCCACTCCCAGGGGCGCAGGAGCcgagaaataaacacaaactcagAGGATGGAGGTAATGATTCTCACCAGATGACCTGTAAAAGGGATTCTGACACACCGAGTCGaaaaaagctgttttattttgtcctttgcCATATGGCATCCACTTGAGTAAATGTTGATGGGCCAACTCAAACACAGAAATCAGGACATGCATTAAGCCACTTTAGAAACAGCAGGATCGGTCCAAATGTTGTTTTAGGCATccagtcactgagctgctgccagATATTATTCATTGTTATTGTTTAGCAACTGTGCCCATGCACCATTTAAGGGCTTTAAGAACAATCGCATTGACCTAACAAATCACCCCCAAATTTTTGTTTGAGTTTGATTAGGTTGTTACATGGCGCCTACAGCAGACCCAGGGACCTGTGAGCCAACTGTCTCTTTACCTTCTGCACATTCTGTAGGATTCTGTTAACTCTATGTGAATAACCCGAACAATCAGTCTCTCCGCATGCATGGGGGCTATTGATAGTGTCTGCTTTCATCTGCTGGACTGAAGTGACACCAGGTTGTCCGTAGCGATTCACTGTCATCATCACCTAAGACACGAGCTTGCTTCATTGACCCGGTCGGGTCCCTCCAGCCCAAGCCAGTATCTATGGTCCTTAAGATAAAAGCAGATGACTGAgagcttcctgctcctctgcgtCTGTATCTGTGTCTGCGTCACTGCCTGATAATCCCGACTTTACCGGCAGACTTCACTTGATGCTTTATCTCGGCCGGGGCGAGCCAAAACGGATGGGCACCAGTATGGGATCAGTGTCCCCTAACATGGGGCTGTGTGCGTGGGGGTGTTGGGCTTCAGACACTCATCAGAGATCAGAGTGTCAAAGGTGAGCGTCAAAAAGAATCCTCCTCTATTTACCACCAAGGACAGGAGAAATGTGCATGGGACTGTTCTATGAAACATACAGTATATCCGTTATTTCAATTTGATTAATTTGGGTCAAATTTTGTGGCTGATGATATAAAATTAAGTCTGAAACTACGATCTCCATTTAAAACCCGTCACAACTCTTTCATAAGTCATTTAAGCTTGTTAAGCACTTTTTGCAGCCAAAGTTGTCCATCATTAAAAGATGAAATTAACAGTATCTGTCTTTAAATCCGCAATTACATAGGATTGTGACTTCACAAAAACATTAAGGGTATTTTTCGGTCTCCTGAATTTAGTCAAGTACTTCAGTATCTTGTAGTTTCCTTTGTAAGAATGAAATTCAGCTAGTATCTGGAGGTAAATACTAGACAGATAACTGGCGTGTGGCTCAATCAACTGACAGCTCTTTGCAGCGGACCCTGTGAAGGTGAGTGTTGACTTCGAGGTTAGAAAGAAGGTTATCGCAAACTCTTCACTGTGCATCTCACTCCGAACAGCATCCTGAGAACTACACTTCAGATATGATCCAGAGCTGCAGATTCTTAAAGTCACAGATTCGTCTTCACCCAAAAACTACAAGGAACTCTAACTTCACTGCAGTGTTCATAGTGTCAAAATGTTGTCATCAGGTTGGAAGTCATTATGAAGATACTTCATTTTACACTGTGACATTAACACAACCAGCAAACACTAATCAAGTATTTAAGTTTTTGAGTTTAATGAAACAAATCAGCCTTCTGAAACCCGATCTCCAAAAAGGTTCTTTAATAAATAGTGACAAACTGACTGACTTTAAAAACATCAGCGGCTCCTGGCGACAAATTTGTGGGACAATTTGACATGTTGAGAGCTAGAATACCAGTTTGCTTGCTATGGAATATCATCACCATTTTAGATACAACAAACAAAAGTCTGAATGACTGAAGTACTTATACATATTCATGAAGGATGATTTTTGTGAAGGATTCTCAACAATCGATGCCATTGTGACAAACttagagagggaaaaaaatgaatctgtttgaaatgtttggACAAACGATCCTTTGATCACACATACAACTGGAGTAAACCTTCGACATCATGAGCAAACACAAGGACAGACCTGGAGGTCTGTGGAGGGATCGAGACACACTCTGGGGCTATCACCCCGCCCCTCcacctacaaacacacattctctccCTCCGTGGCCACGACGAGTGGTGACAAGTCTCTGTTTTTACATCATCTTAACTGACAACCACCAGAGGTCCTGTTGTGCTTCTAGGATCATATTGTTCGTGCCTTGCTGTCTGTTCATTTCCCCAATGTCTCCATTTGTGGTTTCCTTTGGACTGCTACTGCTGAAACAGTATACTAAACGCCATGACGACACAGCAGCAAGCCACCCAGGGGCTCTTCCTCTCACCTAGACAGAAGAAACAAGATTTAAGTGAAGGTGACACTGCTAAGCAAAATTATTcctttaagaaaaaaataaaataataacatacCTATTCTGGCACACTTCCAGAAAATCCCTAGAATCCtaaaagataaaacaatgacaaatatTACTCTCAATAATCATTATTGGCCTCCATTTGTTTTAAACTTAATTGTTAATTTACCgaataaaaaaatctatgaaAACACAAGATCAAACATGAGGTTGGGGGTTGTGTTGATATAAAAGTGGTGGAATCAGaaactgctgctcctctgtcccTTTCCATGCAAGAAGTATTTGTAGAGGAAGAAAGGGGGAattcatgtttgtttatgaCAGTTGAGCCAAATATGGCATCTGATGTGTCTGCTGGCCGGAATGAGTGGGACTGCAAGTCTGtgcatatttattttaaccttcaTCATAAAATGATGTGCCAACATTTTGAAATCTTCTCTTGTAGACTTGAAATAGTCCTGGTGTAAACCTTAGTCAGATTTTAGGTCTATAACTActaaagaaaaataagtttgCATGATGTTTGGAACcaaatcaatacaaataatGGCTCATGCCTCCGTGTACCAATCAATCAAGAGGGAAAATTACTAAATCATCCCATCTGCCACAAAGTCTCATGGGTTTGTCTGAAGAGGAAGTCACTCCTGGCTCCaatggtgtgtgggtgtgaagtGAATCATAGAGTTTGAACATCCAAGAATAATAAAGATCCAGTGATGGGGAAAGGATTTAATTTAAGGCTGCTACCATATTCTGCTACCAAAAGAAGCTTCTTATTAGCTGAGAAAATAAGCAAGTGTCCTCAGAATTGACAGAGTTAAAGATAGATGAATAATTTCAAATTGTAGGGCTTGATATGCATGGATTCTAATATAAGAATAATGTGTTAAAACACTCATCTCCTAATTCAATGATGATATGGGTACAGATTCCATATGTATAGTGATTTTTAAGTCTTTCAAAACTAAAAGTATTGAGATTCAATTGCAAATAATTGCATTTTTAAAGCCTATGATATGAAGTTAAAATTCACATACATCAATGAGTATGTATAAATTGTTGTGAAACATAACTAACCCCAAAACTATGcatattatttctgttttttatttccgCAGCTTTATTGATATAAATATCTTGGCTCTGTCTCAAAGCCATGCAAACAATAAATCTGACGATCAGCAGGACAAGAAAACTAATGTCTAATTCAAAAACAAGTAACTACATGGAATCAACTGTTAAAATTGAAAACGGTAATAATGACAGGACATCGCAGCATTTTTATACAACAAAAACGTTGTGTGTCGTGTAATTGTTTAAGCACTGTCAGTGATTATAGCATATACAGTGAGAGGCACTGAGTCTTAGCACTTTTTTATGAGGACATCTTTTCATTTGAACTGCATCTTTGTATGTCAAGACTTTTTTCACCCTATATACTAGAAATTGTAACATTAAACTATATGCCTGAAATAGACCTTTCTCATTTGACAGGAAAAGTGTGCATACTTTACAGAATTACATGCATACAACTGACATACATTATATGAACAAACACTAGAACGATAAAGAAAACAAGCCGCTGTGACCTGTGTGTCATTCCAAGAGACAGAGATTGGTATTTTAAGACTTCGGCGGCAACTTCACTGTTGTTTAAAATAGTATTTGATCATACCCGGTCTTGTTCTTGTCTAGCAAGCTTGGAGCCAGCGCTCTGATGTAGGCACAGGTACAGATCAGGAGGAGAATCACTGTTAGCAGCGACTGGAAGTTGAAAATAGCTGACtgcaagaagaaagaaaattatatatttagtaCCGACAAGAGCTCATGCAGTTTTAAAGCAGAGGTCAAAATCTAGCAACCACCAAATTCACTGTAGTTGATTTCCTGCAACATGAATGCCAGGCCACATGTATTGAGGAATGTTGATGTACCAGCTGTTCATTCTGGTGACGTGACAAAGAAGTTGGCTGGCTGTGTAGATCCAGTTAGAGAAACGTGACTGTGAAAGACTCATCACCAGACCGCTTGTTCTTCCATAGACGGTCAAAATCGCTCcattaaatttttttcaatgtcAGTGTATTAATTCGTAAGATCAACAGCATACCGAACAGGTATTGTGGCTTAAAAATCCATCTCTCATAAGGCCTGGCTTTATAACCAATAACAAATTGTGGGACCCAACTTTATTATTCTCAAAACACCAGACTGACGAGGTTGTTTGTGATCTAGTGCTCTCTTTATAAAACTGGCCAGATTTTAACAACCTGTTGCTCCTATCATGAGAGCAATTATAAATTAGAATTGATATTAAAATCACAGTACATGGTACAAAGTACGATGTCTAAGTTAGAACTTCTCTGTTTTGTTATAAATGAATGGGTCTGATGTTGAATCATATCAAACCTGACAAATGAAGTTAGAGCATGACGCTAATCAACAAC
The genomic region above belongs to Pleuronectes platessa chromosome 4, fPlePla1.1, whole genome shotgun sequence and contains:
- the tmem167a gene encoding protein kish-A, with amino-acid sequence MSAIFNFQSLLTVILLLICTCAYIRALAPSLLDKNKTGILGIFWKCARIGERKSPWVACCCVVMAFSILFQQ